GTACAAATGAGAAGTCATGCTGTGAGATCTCATTAAAGAGTAGAAATGGAAAGATACAAAGTTACAGACACGTTATACATTGTGCCGCGCCGTTGTTGTGTTGTGGTTGTTGTTGCACACACACAAGTTACTGTGGGTAGAGTGTGGTGGTCTCTCCGGGCACTAGGGGGCAGCGCTAGCACCATCGCTTCTGCATtgtcacacactcacacacacacacatcatggCTGCTTCCAGGTCTCCGTgtgtctctgctgctgctgctgccgctgcaAAAGCTTTGTTTGTCCAAAGCAGCTGATGGGAATTGCCTTGCGCCACTAACATTTCTCCGCATTTATTTATTAGGTGGGGAATTAGCTGCAGGAAAGTGCCGGGGAGTCTATGGGGGAGCAGCTCTTTGTGTGTCTCAGCAGCACAAACGAGCCaaaaaggagggaggggggcaggagAAAGGAGATTCTGGTGCAGCctgaaaagttcatgtaaaagctCCATCAGCTCATTCAGGGTATGTATGAACAAACGTGCCTCTGCACCCACTTTCTTACTTTATTGGGATACCAGCACCCTCCTCTTTTAACCCTCTCCTGCTCGCTCTTCTCTTTCATTTTAGCTGCTCCTAAAGTCATCGTCAGTCTTCCCATTCCTTCTTCCCCTCTGCGATTCATTGTGTCTCCTCTCTGATCCAAACACTGTGCGCACAAAGTTTGTGTATGTCCATAAATAATACGTGTGCCAACCTACAACTGccagcgagagagagagaaagaaatacTGGCTGTTGTAGCTCAGCAACAAGTCTCTATCTTATCATTCTGATATATGGTACATTGATAGGCTGATACTTTTATATCCAGGGTTCTTTATGCACACAAACATACGCGCAGCCAATGATGCATTTCACTGAAAGGAGTTTTAAACTTGTCCAAAAGAAATAAGTTACAATAGCCAAATctgaatatacacacacacatatatatatatatatatatacacacgcacacatacagtatgtatcttaCAGCTTTGGTGCTATTAAAgtgtaaaaagcacaattttgctCAACGTCAGTGAAATATTTAGGAGAAACCCTTATGCACATCTATAAAAATGAGGAAATCCGAGTAAAAACGACCACTCTGAATCCAAAATATATTTTGGTTGACGTGGACCTATGTGTAAAACAGCGTATATATGTTACctgtgcatttaaaggagaagaaaagattaAATCACTGAGAGctaaatgttaggtaccccccagtgattacaatcacttacATGATACCCGGAGCCagtcctgttagcagaaaactgccgtCCTGGGGCACTTCTGAGCATGCACCACAGAACAAACTGTTTCTACCTTCTGTAATGGCCCTGGGGCTGATGCATGCACACAGTGAAAGAGCTGACAGTTTGAATTATGACAGTTTGGATTATGACTGTACTGTGCATGTTCACCCAGTGCAAAGGAGGAAAAAGTGGGAAGTAGATCACTTCTCAGgccggggcagttttctgctaacaggggCACCAGCCGGGGTGTATCAGGTAAGTGTTTCTCATCATTGAGTGGTGCTAAATATGTACCACCTTTCCTTTAAGCACTGTGCCAATTTTTTGGGCTGACGACCACGTTAAACATGGGGGTCCTAATTAAagtaaaagaacaataaaatgGTCCTGCTTAGGCGTTGCATACTACGTTTTCATGCGTTTGTGCAGGAATTCAACTTTTACTGCCCCAGCAGCACTTTTCTAAAGCTCCATCAAATTCTTTCTCCTCTAAATGTTTCTGCCATTGGCTTTAATAATGGCTACGGCATCCAATTTACTTTCTGTAGCAATGGAAGCAACCATTAGTAATCAAGCTTAAACCTACTGTATATCCTTTTGTGCCCAAAATGTCCTTCACAAGCTAGTGTGTAAAGTGTGCCATGATCCCTGATATGTTTCCCCGTGTCTCTTTCATTCACCAGTATGACCCTGGAGCTCTGATAGACTTCCTAACTCAGTGTGATGCAGCATGGAAAGTCTCAGCCCTCCCATAATGTTTGATTTCAGCACGAGCAGTGGTGGAACCATGGTCACCCCTGGGAAGAAGCCAGCAGGGGAGACATCtaactcaaataaaaaatgtaaaaggtacTTCAATGAGCACTGGAAAGAAGAGTTCACATGGCTTGAATTTGACTATGAGCGCAAGCTTATGTTCTGCATGGAGTGCCGACAGGCCTTGGTAAAGAACAAACATGGCAAAGCTGAGAATGCCTTCACCGTTGGCACAGATAACTTTCAGCGTCATGCTCTTCTTCGTCATGTGACCTCTGGTGCCCATAGACAAGCGCTAGCAGTCAACAGTGAGCAACTTGCAATGGAATTACAGTTTCATCAAGAGATGAAGTCAGTCATTAAAGCTGAAATGGACCCGTCCAAGATAGCTATCTTGACCAGCGTCTACTCCATGGCTAAGGAGGGTATCTTCCGTGGGAAACTGTGTGCTCTGTTGGAGCTGCAGAAGTTCAATCTTTGCGAGGCATTGCTGTCTTCTGAACAAAATGAGTATTACCACCCAAGCAGTGTGAGAGAAATGCAGGTGTGTACTCTTAGCACACAAGTCTCTAATTCTCCCCTCTACTTGCAGTGACTCACGAATACAGATTCCCGTATTTTAGCAATTATAGATTTTCTGTAACAGTTACATTTTGCCAGATGATAAAACACCACATGTGCAAGTTTACTTGAACTGCTGCATGCCTTTACCTGTCTAAAAAACGCTTAGTAGGGTGTGGAGTTGAGAACTGTGGTTGAGGATCTATAGCCTTTACTTCCTTAGCTCTTTGGTATCCAGGAAGAAATAAAACCATGCGGGGTTATTTCCAACGTACAATCACGTGATTGGGTTGAATTTTAGAGGAACAGCCCAAAGTGAAGGAGTAATCTTCTCCCCAGTGCCCACATTTTTATATAGACTTCAATATTTTCCTCAATTTCTTCCCTCAGTtctgattttgttatatatattttatgggatTATACAGTAAACAACTTTCAGACCCAACTCTCTGGTCCTGTATGACACTTTGAGGGGTTTAACAGTCTGTCATTCAAGTCTGTTGAATCTGCCAATGCTGCTTCTCCCTTCTGTTGCTATTTCGCTAACTGTGTGAATTGCAAGGTGGCCAGTTCTGGCCCAACATATTTCCCAAGCCAGCCAAACTGATGTTGGTTCAGTCCCATGCATACACCAGTAAACTATTGACTCCTTCAAGATTGGCCAAATCCACATGCAGCAGGGTCGATCGGTCAGATAACCATGAGTTTAAGGTTTCCATGTTGTCTGAAGACAAATACGGTACTGTTTATATTGTCATACACGAAAGTTTAAATTACTTTCATAGGAATatacacagggctggatttacatagcgagcacccctaggcccgctgctgttcGCCCCCGTttcccttttattcacacaaattttcagcatcaggaccagagcaatggggattggtgcacaggagatgtaaaaaactatcatatctccagtgcatccccagtgtttgtgaaccaatgtgggtgtggttggacagcatgccgcccctaaaatctgGCCACCTTAGGCCAGGCCTTGGTGGACTTTccataaatccagccctgaatatACAACTGCATTCTTACCATGTAGCCCTTTCATCATGGATAAGGCTATCTGGGACAGTTTAGTTTATGGAGGCACTTGGTGGTAGACTAGACATAAAATCCTAGGCAGGCTAAACGCTCTGTGCATTTGTCTGACCTGTTAACATGTAGCCTACAAGCCTGACTAAGCCATGTGTAGTGTGTGGCCAATTGACATGTGCATGTCTTTCCCATTAGATAGTTTTTCTGACATATGAGGCATTTTGGTAGACAATGCTCCTATTTGAATGCCCTCAAATACATGTACTAAAGTTAGGGTGACAATTATGCAAGAGAGTCTGGAAGAGAAACAAGTCAAAGAGATTTGATGGACAAGAAAAAAAGGTCACTGGATCTTGGTTATTTGCCCTTCATAAAAGTGACCTTggaaaagctacagtatataattagTCATTAGCCTGCCTAAGGTTGTGCAGTATTGAAACTTTATGGAGTAAAAATGCTAATTTGAACTAAAATGAGATTGTACAGATGCCAAAAGGCATTCAGATAGAGATTTGCATGCACACTCGGAGTCGGAGCTCGGAGGCTCTACCATGGAATAAATTAGGTCAAGCAGAATTCTCATGAGAAATCAGAGGCAAAACCTGTCCCCCTTTGGTCTTAGTCCAAATTATTTACAAGGCCTCACTTTGGCATATTCTAACTCCAATAACAATATTCATTGTGAACTCCAGGAGCCCAACGACATGCCAACGTTCTCTACCAATGGCTACACATTGACATTTTTGCTTTTTGTGGAGCTCTGACAACTACAGGTTTGTATTTTGAAGTCTGAGCAAATATGTATCAAGTAGTAGTGACTGTCTACTTCTGTGTGGGTGGGACAGGTTGTGGCCTGGAACCTACATTAATTGCTTCTTCTGCTCCCCCTGTTGataactcatttttaaaaatacctgACATAGCATCTTGCAACCATACAGTATAGTATAGTTTAGACACCTTTCACTGATTCTTCTGCGCCAGGCAGAAGATTTTAGCTTCACTACAGTTTCTTTCTTTCTGGATACCAAAAAATTCTTCAAATGATCTCTTCCCACATCACCTGTAGACCCATAATGCTTTCCGGCAATAACTCACTGATCATATACTATTTTATGACTTTCACATGAAAGGATTGATGGAATCTTGTGTTTAATTAATTCAGGTAGCCATTGTTAAAGTTCTCCATCATGAAGATCGGCAAAGATTGAAAGAATCCCCTTACATCGGACTGGTGATTGATGAGACAGTGGATATAGCAGAACACAGAAACCTAGTGATATTTGCAACTTCAGTATCTCCATGTGATGGACATCTCTGCATTACATTCCTGGGAAGGTTTGAGTTGCCTTCAGGAGAAGCCAACTGCATAAAAGACAAAGTGCTGGAAGCATTGAATGACTTCCATGTGCCATTAACAAAGGTTGCTTGGCTTAGTTCTGATGGTTCCTCTTTGATGGTTGATAGGATTAATGGTGTTGGAGAGAAATTACAATCCGTTTGCCCACTGCTGACAGAACTTCACTGTGTCTTTCACAGAAAGGCATTGCTTCCAGCTGAAAATCTTATAAGCATTGAGTATGCAAGTAAATATGAAAGTATTATGGATGCAGTGTATAGGCTATATGGGAACCAGAATGGGGAGAACCATACCTTCCAGGAACTGCAAAACGTCCTTCATTTCTGTAGTATAGACTTAAACGCTGCAGATACAGTTCACTGGACATCCATACTACCTGCAGTTGAAACAATTGACTCTTCATGGCCTACATTAGTGCTTTTGCTTGAAAGTGAATCTACAAAGTCTCCTATTGCTAATGGGCTATGTGCAGAACTGAAAAAGTTCTGGTTTGTGGCTTTCACCAAG
The Xenopus laevis strain J_2021 chromosome 9_10S, Xenopus_laevis_v10.1, whole genome shotgun sequence DNA segment above includes these coding regions:
- the znf385c.S gene encoding transmembrane protein C17orf113, translated to MESLSPPIMFDFSTSSGGTMVTPGKKPAGETSNSNKKCKRYFNEHWKEEFTWLEFDYERKLMFCMECRQALVKNKHGKAENAFTVGTDNFQRHALLRHVTSGAHRQALAVNSEQLAMELQFHQEMKSVIKAEMDPSKIAILTSVYSMAKEGIFRGKLCALLELQKFNLCEALLSSEQNEYYHPSSVREMQVAIVKVLHHEDRQRLKESPYIGLVIDETVDIAEHRNLVIFATSVSPCDGHLCITFLGRFELPSGEANCIKDKVLEALNDFHVPLTKVAWLSSDGSSLMVDRINGVGEKLQSVCPLLTELHCVFHRKALLPAENLISIEYASKYESIMDAVYRLYGNQNGENHTFQELQNVLHFCSIDLNAADTVHWTSILPAVETIDSSWPTLVLLLESESTKSPIANGLCAELKKFWFVAFTKVLLDILPIFQKLNQFFQIEELDMSMVKPIVSASQATLLAQKSTSGQNFQEFLNELNEHPGEDNESRFFYKGVELADCSKSKLKSFELLKEACLENVCRSLQDRFPGNVLKVVSSFSVVFNPKCYPSSLDDIGTYGEEEFRHLLQSFSHMLVSERASNDFALFKRIVFSLSHLTFRDICVKLIHTSSEMHELFPDFTVLAAIALVLPLGSALYEKINRAEDLWKQSHRQGRAEEGLCDILKISIDGPALNEVDFAKAIDFFEDMRQTEPFAAEEKWDMAHLRK